The Streptomyces sp. NBC_01197 genome window below encodes:
- a CDS encoding MarR family winged helix-turn-helix transcriptional regulator: protein MPLSQDMTSDIDPGFLDALQHQVALFARRAEQTRMGGVGQMRNSMDRAAYLLLNRLDREGPMGVKALAASMGIDSSTVTRQVAPLVDTGLVKRTSHPEDGRAVVLQLSPRGETRLEEVRSSRRELMAQVTEGWTQEDRESFCTLLTRFNSSLSTRTAGPQEPGAPNS, encoded by the coding sequence ATGCCCCTTTCTCAGGACATGACTTCTGATATCGACCCCGGCTTCCTCGATGCCCTCCAGCACCAGGTGGCCCTCTTCGCCCGTCGCGCCGAGCAGACCCGGATGGGAGGCGTCGGCCAGATGCGCAACTCGATGGACCGCGCGGCCTACCTGCTGCTCAACCGGCTGGACCGGGAAGGTCCGATGGGGGTGAAGGCGCTGGCCGCCAGCATGGGCATCGACTCCTCGACAGTGACCAGGCAGGTCGCCCCGCTCGTCGACACCGGTCTGGTCAAGCGCACCTCGCACCCCGAGGACGGGCGTGCGGTCGTCCTGCAGCTGTCCCCGCGCGGCGAGACCCGCCTGGAAGAGGTGCGCTCCTCGCGGCGTGAGCTGATGGCCCAGGTCACCGAGGGCTGGACGCAGGAGGACCGTGAATCCTTCTGCACGTTGCTGACCCGCTTCAACTCGTCGCTCTCCACCCGTACGGCAGGCCCCCAGGAGCCGGGCGCGCCGAACTCTTGA
- the mca gene encoding mycothiol conjugate amidase Mca: MTEQLRLMAVHAHPDDESSKGAATMAKYVSEGVDVLVVTCTGGERGSILNPKLQGDAYIEENIHEVRKKEMDEAREILGVDQAWLGFVDSGLPEGDPLPPLPEGCFALEDVDVAAGRLVRLIREFRPQVITTYDENGGYPHPDHIMTHQVSMAAFEAAADTEKYPEAEFGPAFQPQKLYYNQGFNKPRTVALHEALLARGLESPYAEWLERWKQFERAERTLTTHIPCADFFEIRDKALIAHATQIDPDGGWFHVPMEIQREVWPTEEYELAKSLVPTSLPEDDLFAGIRDNA; the protein is encoded by the coding sequence TTGACTGAGCAGCTTCGCCTGATGGCCGTCCACGCCCACCCCGACGACGAGTCGAGCAAGGGTGCGGCGACCATGGCCAAGTACGTGTCCGAGGGGGTGGACGTGCTGGTCGTGACCTGCACCGGAGGCGAGCGCGGCTCCATCCTCAATCCCAAACTCCAGGGCGACGCCTACATCGAGGAGAACATTCACGAAGTCCGTAAGAAGGAGATGGACGAGGCCCGCGAGATCCTGGGCGTCGACCAGGCCTGGCTGGGTTTCGTCGACTCGGGCCTGCCCGAGGGCGACCCGCTGCCCCCGCTGCCCGAGGGCTGCTTCGCGCTGGAGGACGTCGACGTGGCCGCGGGGCGGCTGGTGAGGCTGATCCGGGAATTCCGGCCGCAGGTCATCACCACGTACGACGAGAACGGCGGATACCCGCACCCCGACCACATCATGACCCACCAGGTCTCGATGGCGGCGTTCGAAGCGGCCGCGGACACCGAGAAGTACCCCGAGGCCGAGTTCGGCCCTGCCTTCCAGCCGCAGAAGCTCTACTACAACCAGGGCTTCAACAAGCCGCGCACCGTGGCGCTGCACGAGGCGCTGCTGGCGCGCGGCCTTGAGTCGCCGTACGCGGAGTGGCTGGAGCGCTGGAAGCAGTTCGAGCGCGCCGAACGCACTCTGACCACGCACATTCCGTGCGCGGACTTCTTCGAGATCCGGGACAAGGCGCTCATCGCGCACGCCACGCAGATCGACCCCGACGGCGGCTGGTTCCACGTCCCGATGGAGATCCAGCGGGAGGTCTGGCCGACCGAGGAGTACGAGCTCGCGAAGTCCCTCGTGCCGACATCCCTCCCCGAGGACGACCTCTTTGCGGGCATCCGGGACAATGCCTAG
- the ilvA gene encoding threonine ammonia-lyase, translated as MSFGTSHPLPPLILDDVLGAQKMLSGVSRTTPVEGSRHLSRLVGSPVRFKCENLQRTGSFKLRGAYVRIAGLTPEERAAGVVAASAGNHAQGVALASSLLGVRSTVFMPMGAPLPKVAATREYGAVVRLQGQVVDETLAAAQEYARETGAVFIHPFDHADIIAGQGTVGLEILEQCPEVRTIVVGIGGGGLAAGIAVAVKALRADVKVIGVQAANAAAYPPSLAEGRPVSIDAMATMADGIKVGRPGDVPFGIIRDLVDEVRTVSEDELSSALLLCLERAKMVVEPAGASPVAALLSDPGAFEGPVVAVLSGGNVDPLLMQRILTHGMAAAGRFLSLRLRLTDRPGALATLLRVLSVADANVLDVSHVRTDPRLGLSEVEVELHLETKGPEHCTEVGAALRESGYTVIG; from the coding sequence ATGAGCTTCGGTACGTCACACCCCCTGCCGCCGCTGATCCTTGACGACGTCCTCGGAGCACAGAAGATGCTCTCCGGGGTGTCACGGACGACGCCGGTCGAGGGCAGCAGACATCTCTCGCGTCTCGTCGGGTCACCGGTCCGCTTCAAGTGCGAGAACCTCCAGCGGACCGGTTCGTTCAAGCTGCGCGGCGCCTATGTGCGGATCGCCGGGCTGACCCCCGAGGAGCGCGCGGCCGGGGTCGTCGCTGCCAGCGCGGGCAACCACGCGCAGGGCGTCGCGCTCGCCTCGTCGCTCCTGGGGGTGCGCTCCACGGTCTTCATGCCGATGGGCGCCCCGCTGCCGAAGGTCGCCGCGACCCGTGAGTACGGCGCCGTGGTCCGGCTGCAGGGGCAGGTCGTCGACGAGACCCTCGCCGCCGCCCAGGAGTACGCGCGGGAGACGGGCGCCGTCTTCATCCACCCCTTCGACCACGCCGACATCATCGCCGGGCAGGGCACGGTGGGCCTGGAGATCCTGGAGCAGTGCCCCGAGGTGCGGACGATCGTCGTCGGGATCGGCGGCGGGGGGCTGGCCGCGGGCATCGCGGTCGCGGTGAAGGCGCTGCGGGCCGATGTGAAGGTGATCGGCGTGCAGGCGGCGAACGCCGCCGCGTATCCGCCCTCGCTCGCCGAGGGGCGCCCGGTGTCGATCGACGCGATGGCGACGATGGCCGACGGCATCAAGGTGGGCCGCCCGGGGGACGTGCCGTTCGGGATCATCCGGGATCTGGTGGACGAGGTCCGTACGGTCTCCGAGGACGAGTTGTCCAGCGCGCTGCTGCTCTGCCTGGAGCGGGCCAAGATGGTCGTGGAGCCGGCCGGTGCCAGCCCGGTCGCCGCGCTGCTGAGCGACCCCGGGGCGTTCGAGGGGCCGGTGGTCGCGGTGCTGTCGGGCGGCAATGTGGACCCGCTGCTGATGCAGCGCATCCTCACGCACGGGATGGCGGCCGCGGGCCGCTTTTTGTCGCTGCGGCTCCGGCTGACCGACCGCCCCGGAGCGCTCGCGACGCTGCTGCGCGTGCTCTCGGTGGCCGACGCCAACGTGCTGGATGTGAGCCATGTGCGGACCGATCCGCGGCTCGGCCTGAGCGAGGTCGAGGTGGAGCTGCACCTGGAGACGAAGGGCCCCGAGCACTGCACCGAGGTCGGCGCCGCACTGCGGGAGTCGGGGTACACCGTCATCGGGTGA
- a CDS encoding ABC transporter permease has protein sequence MSAVTDAAPKPLAPRPRGGIIQSVNDSLVIAKRNLIRMTRIPEIVVFGLVQPIMFVVLFSYVFGGSLVVNGSTSAVGYRNFLMAGIFAQTVTFATAGAGAGIADDMHKGLIDRFRSLPMARGAVLTGRTIADLVQTALTLVVLAIVAVLVGWRTHENIGKVLGGFGLLLLLGYAFSWIGALIGLSVRTPEAATSGGLVWLFPVTFVSNAFVSTAMMPGWLQPIAEWNPFSATVQACRVLFGNPGVSTSDAWPMQHPVWASLIWSLVIFAVFRTLAVRKYRSAAV, from the coding sequence ATGAGCGCCGTCACGGATGCCGCACCCAAGCCGCTCGCCCCGCGGCCGCGCGGCGGGATCATCCAGTCGGTCAACGACTCCCTGGTGATCGCGAAACGCAACCTGATCAGGATGACCCGTATCCCCGAGATCGTGGTCTTCGGCCTGGTCCAGCCGATCATGTTCGTGGTGCTCTTCAGCTACGTGTTCGGCGGGTCCCTGGTCGTCAACGGCTCGACCAGCGCGGTGGGTTACCGCAACTTCCTGATGGCCGGCATCTTCGCCCAGACCGTCACCTTCGCCACGGCCGGTGCCGGGGCGGGCATCGCCGACGACATGCACAAGGGCCTGATCGACCGGTTCCGCTCGCTGCCGATGGCCCGGGGTGCGGTGCTCACCGGACGTACGATCGCCGACCTGGTCCAGACGGCGCTCACCCTGGTGGTGCTGGCGATCGTGGCCGTGCTCGTCGGGTGGCGCACCCACGAGAACATCGGGAAGGTACTCGGCGGCTTCGGACTGCTGCTTCTGCTGGGGTACGCCTTTTCCTGGATCGGCGCGCTGATCGGCCTCTCGGTCCGCACACCGGAAGCGGCCACATCGGGCGGGCTCGTCTGGCTCTTCCCGGTGACTTTTGTCTCAAATGCGTTCGTGTCGACGGCCATGATGCCCGGCTGGCTGCAGCCGATCGCCGAGTGGAACCCCTTCAGCGCGACCGTCCAGGCCTGCCGGGTCCTCTTCGGCAACCCGGGCGTGTCGACGTCCGACGCCTGGCCCATGCAGCACCCGGTCTGGGCCTCGCTGATCTGGTCGCTGGTCATCTTCGCGGTCTTCCGCACCCTGGCGGTCCGCAAGTACCGCTCGGCAGCGGTCTGA
- a CDS encoding tetratricopeptide repeat protein → MRDGHRAEAERLLARAVEEEVRRAGGRADAGTLLARGRGALDSLAKSASDEYAAYTRALDAAQAEQHPLSADFNRASLATPVLVTVVAAIAACGADLALGTGGGTAVGSGVVVAVAGAAATVARVTAAHFPAAHRRAGAQGQPGGTEQLRLEWLTALEVRGIRPYLDQQRMLAVPQNQKKPKSTVPPQLRGTDKSAAARRRSTLDQSFSHLPVADGPFAGRRTEMAQIAQWVHAARASTETRPTVVVLHGAPGSGRTTLAVRAAHQLKDQFRGACVVDLRGATRDEAPLSTRDALLHLLNGLGAPREQLLFRERSSPEQQLKRLSELYHQHLTELAVTVVLDDASDPAQVRALVPERSDSLVLVTSGVPLELPGDIRAWVHQLPVEALDAAGAEELLRETAEEPESPYDAESTGLVAELCGSLPLALRVAGSSLGLRSTRELAAHLGTYRQLDPVGRALALRYSDQPEQGRRLLRRLALAGRASLGAAAAAALLDTDDQEARRLLTLLSRAGLIDHVRGSRYRLHDTVRAFAQARLDDEEQPQERTAAQERLIQSYAELADAVIRLVDGKLSTRAGQFGPHGFTSLDAALRWLDEESSFITSALRQAEGVGQDVVLHLLGALCDYCLLRGDLYRLGEISELTQAVGQGLLARSVQWRTGIAARQLGELDKARTTLTSVVNLYHEAQHGAGEALALCSLGITLHHQGNLTEAAARLREAITLQAGPELAADRAWSLHALAAVERDLGNLPEALTLLSTALTLHQESDSLHGEAWTHFQLGQLCLRLGDVARADEELRTALDAYGQTRDGRGEAWAMTQLARARLVDGDAPVAVDQLRQALSRHRDNEDARGEAWTLYYLGQALEERGDRDQAVRELERARTMFSRMRDVYGLACARHHSGRVTRDQRAAQTGNLRNSGFARQLLADARTDFHRIGVAHGEAWTCLELALIDAGNDRAAQALQLCDEAAALFATYDDGRGGDWARFLRCTLLPYASPGGSEVGTAVAAEELSRLIRAEHPARDPGLTECAEAYALILEREVSLDDGWQAWLLGMVPGRDAREIMGVPVTAARP, encoded by the coding sequence ATGCGGGACGGCCATCGGGCGGAAGCGGAGCGGCTGTTGGCGCGCGCCGTGGAGGAGGAGGTGCGGCGGGCGGGTGGCCGGGCCGACGCGGGGACGCTGCTGGCGCGGGGGCGCGGTGCGCTCGATTCGCTGGCCAAGAGCGCATCCGACGAGTACGCCGCGTACACCCGCGCACTCGACGCGGCGCAGGCCGAACAGCACCCACTGTCCGCGGACTTCAACCGCGCGTCCCTGGCAACGCCCGTGCTGGTCACCGTGGTTGCCGCCATCGCCGCGTGCGGCGCTGACCTCGCCCTCGGCACCGGCGGCGGGACCGCGGTCGGCTCGGGCGTGGTCGTCGCCGTCGCCGGGGCCGCCGCCACCGTCGCCAGGGTGACCGCCGCGCACTTTCCCGCGGCCCACCGCAGAGCCGGCGCCCAGGGGCAGCCCGGCGGGACCGAGCAGCTGCGGCTCGAATGGCTGACCGCGCTGGAGGTACGGGGCATCCGCCCGTACCTGGACCAGCAGCGGATGCTCGCCGTGCCCCAGAACCAGAAGAAGCCCAAGAGCACGGTGCCGCCGCAGTTGCGCGGCACCGACAAGAGCGCGGCGGCGCGCAGGCGGTCCACGCTCGACCAGTCGTTCAGCCATCTGCCCGTGGCTGACGGGCCGTTCGCGGGACGCCGGACGGAGATGGCGCAGATCGCCCAGTGGGTACACGCCGCCCGGGCCTCCACCGAGACCCGGCCGACGGTCGTGGTGCTGCACGGTGCCCCGGGCTCGGGGCGCACCACCCTCGCCGTCCGCGCGGCGCACCAGCTCAAGGACCAGTTCCGCGGGGCCTGCGTGGTCGACCTGCGCGGCGCGACCCGGGACGAGGCGCCCCTCTCGACCAGGGACGCACTGCTCCATCTGCTGAACGGGCTCGGCGCCCCGCGCGAGCAGCTGCTCTTCCGTGAACGCTCCTCGCCGGAGCAGCAGTTGAAGCGGCTGAGCGAGCTGTACCACCAGCATCTGACCGAGCTGGCGGTCACCGTCGTACTGGACGACGCGTCGGACCCGGCCCAGGTGCGCGCCCTGGTGCCGGAGCGCTCGGACAGCCTGGTCCTGGTGACGTCGGGTGTCCCGCTCGAACTGCCCGGTGACATCCGGGCCTGGGTGCACCAGCTGCCGGTGGAGGCGCTGGACGCGGCGGGTGCGGAGGAGCTGCTGCGGGAGACCGCGGAGGAGCCGGAGAGCCCGTACGATGCCGAATCGACCGGTCTGGTCGCGGAGTTGTGCGGCAGTCTGCCGCTGGCTCTGCGGGTGGCGGGCTCCTCGCTCGGCCTGCGGTCGACGCGCGAACTCGCCGCGCACCTCGGTACGTACCGGCAGCTCGACCCGGTCGGGCGGGCACTGGCGCTGCGCTACAGCGACCAGCCCGAGCAGGGGCGGCGGTTGCTGCGCCGGCTCGCGCTGGCCGGGCGCGCCAGTCTGGGCGCGGCGGCCGCCGCCGCGCTGCTGGACACCGACGACCAGGAGGCGCGGCGGCTGCTGACCCTGCTGTCCAGGGCCGGCCTGATCGACCATGTGCGCGGCAGCCGCTACCGGCTGCACGACACGGTGCGCGCCTTCGCGCAGGCCCGGCTCGATGACGAGGAGCAGCCGCAGGAGCGCACGGCGGCGCAGGAGCGGCTGATCCAGAGCTACGCCGAGCTCGCGGACGCGGTGATCCGGCTGGTGGACGGCAAACTCTCCACCCGGGCAGGCCAGTTCGGGCCGCACGGCTTCACCTCGCTGGACGCGGCGCTGCGCTGGCTGGACGAGGAGTCGAGCTTCATCACCTCCGCGCTGCGCCAGGCGGAGGGCGTCGGCCAGGACGTGGTGCTGCATCTGCTGGGCGCCCTCTGCGACTACTGCCTGCTGCGGGGCGACCTCTACCGGCTGGGTGAGATCAGCGAGCTGACGCAGGCCGTCGGGCAGGGGCTGCTCGCCAGGTCGGTGCAGTGGCGTACGGGGATCGCGGCCCGCCAGCTCGGCGAGCTGGACAAGGCCCGTACGACCCTGACCTCGGTCGTCAACCTCTACCACGAGGCGCAGCACGGTGCGGGCGAGGCGCTGGCGCTCTGCTCGCTCGGCATCACCCTGCACCACCAGGGCAATCTGACGGAGGCGGCGGCACGGCTGCGGGAGGCGATCACGCTCCAGGCCGGGCCGGAGCTGGCTGCGGACCGCGCCTGGTCGCTGCACGCGCTGGCGGCGGTTGAGCGCGATCTGGGGAATCTGCCGGAGGCGCTGACGCTGCTCTCGACGGCGCTCACCCTGCACCAGGAGAGCGACTCGCTGCACGGCGAGGCGTGGACGCACTTCCAGCTGGGCCAGCTCTGTCTGCGCCTGGGCGACGTGGCGCGGGCGGACGAGGAGCTGCGGACGGCGCTCGACGCGTACGGGCAGACCAGGGACGGGCGGGGCGAGGCCTGGGCGATGACCCAGCTGGCCCGGGCCAGGCTGGTCGACGGTGACGCGCCGGTCGCGGTGGACCAGCTGCGCCAGGCGCTCTCCCGCCACCGGGACAACGAGGACGCCCGGGGCGAGGCCTGGACGCTCTACTACCTGGGGCAGGCCCTGGAGGAGCGCGGCGACCGCGACCAGGCGGTACGGGAGCTGGAGCGGGCCCGGACGATGTTCTCGCGGATGCGCGACGTGTACGGGCTGGCCTGCGCCCGCCACCACTCGGGGCGGGTCACCCGCGACCAGCGCGCGGCGCAGACGGGCAACCTCCGCAACAGCGGTTTCGCCCGCCAGCTGCTGGCCGACGCGCGGACCGACTTCCACCGTATCGGTGTGGCACACGGCGAGGCGTGGACCTGTCTGGAACTGGCCCTGATCGACGCGGGCAACGACCGCGCGGCCCAGGCGCTCCAGCTCTGCGACGAGGCGGCGGCGCTCTTCGCGACGTACGACGACGGGAGGGGCGGCGACTGGGCCCGCTTCCTGCGCTGCACACTGCTGCCGTACGCGTCGCCGGGCGGCTCGGAGGTGGGCACCGCGGTTGCGGCGGAGGAGCTGTCCCGGCTGATCCGGGCGGAGCACCCGGCCCGCGACCCCGGTCTCACCGAGTGCGCGGAGGCGTACGCCCTGATCCTGGAGCGCGAGGTGTCGCTGGACGACGGCTGGCAGGCCTGGCTGCTCGGCATGGTGCCGGGCCGGGACGCCCGCGAGATCATGGGCGTACCGGTGACGGCGGCACGGCCGTAG
- a CDS encoding DUF4307 domain-containing protein, producing MTAVGEQLPEGRYGRSADQRADRKLKITGAVLGAVAIGVVGWFGFESLGGKSVSGEVIAWSIASDHAVDVHLEVRKDAGLHGTCTLRLRATDGDEVGRKDARFDQEKTRIDQVVTVRTTSRATSVELVGCQTTS from the coding sequence ATGACGGCGGTTGGCGAACAGCTTCCCGAGGGCCGCTACGGCCGCTCCGCGGACCAGCGCGCGGACCGCAAGCTGAAGATCACCGGAGCCGTGCTCGGCGCCGTGGCGATCGGGGTCGTCGGCTGGTTCGGTTTCGAGTCCCTCGGCGGCAAGTCCGTCAGCGGCGAGGTCATCGCCTGGAGCATCGCGTCGGACCACGCGGTCGACGTCCATCTGGAGGTCCGCAAGGACGCCGGACTCCACGGGACCTGCACCCTGCGCCTGCGGGCCACCGACGGTGACGAGGTCGGCCGCAAGGACGCCAGGTTCGACCAGGAGAAGACCCGGATCGACCAGGTCGTCACCGTGCGGACCACGTCCAGGGCCACCAGCGTCGAGCTCGTCGGCTGCCAGACCACCTCCTGA
- a CDS encoding ATP-binding cassette domain-containing protein, whose product MPGAIYAEGLVKTFGDVRALDGVDLDVPEGTVLGLLGPNGAGKTTAVRVLTTLLQPDSGRAVVAGTDVLKHPTEVRRSIGLSGQFAAVDEYLTGRENLQMVGQLYQMSGRDAKRRAVELLDRFHLADAADRPAKTYSGGMRRRLDLAAALVVSPPVMFMDEPTTGLDPRNRQQLWEVIQDLVAGGTTLLLTTQYLEEADHLAHDICVIDHGKVIARGTSDQLKARTGGERVEVVVHRPGQIGPAREVLAALGKGDVAVAEHTRKLTVPVAGGAKLLAEIIRDLDGRGVEIDDIGLRRPTLDDVFLSLTGHVAEAENGTDPGPGGGGSTPAGRTRSDRTPAGNATTSVEEAGE is encoded by the coding sequence ATGCCTGGCGCCATTTACGCCGAGGGTCTGGTGAAGACCTTCGGCGACGTACGAGCACTGGACGGTGTGGATCTCGATGTGCCGGAAGGTACGGTCCTCGGCCTGCTCGGGCCCAACGGCGCCGGCAAGACGACGGCCGTCCGGGTCCTGACCACCCTGCTGCAGCCCGACAGCGGGCGGGCGGTCGTGGCGGGGACAGACGTACTCAAGCACCCCACGGAGGTGCGCAGGTCGATCGGTCTGTCCGGGCAGTTCGCCGCGGTCGACGAGTACCTCACCGGCCGGGAGAACCTCCAGATGGTCGGGCAGCTCTACCAGATGTCCGGACGCGACGCGAAGCGGCGTGCGGTCGAACTGCTCGACCGTTTCCACCTCGCTGACGCGGCCGACCGCCCCGCCAAGACGTACTCCGGCGGGATGCGCAGGCGGCTCGACCTCGCCGCCGCCCTCGTAGTGTCGCCGCCCGTGATGTTCATGGACGAACCGACCACCGGGCTCGACCCCCGGAACCGCCAGCAGCTCTGGGAGGTCATCCAGGACCTGGTGGCAGGCGGTACGACGCTGCTGCTCACCACGCAGTACCTCGAGGAGGCCGACCACCTGGCCCACGACATCTGCGTCATCGACCACGGCAAGGTCATCGCCCGCGGTACGTCGGACCAGCTCAAGGCGCGCACGGGCGGTGAGCGCGTCGAGGTCGTGGTCCACCGGCCCGGCCAGATCGGCCCCGCCCGCGAGGTGCTGGCCGCCCTGGGCAAGGGGGATGTCGCCGTCGCGGAGCACACCCGGAAACTGACCGTCCCGGTGGCGGGCGGCGCCAAGCTGCTCGCCGAGATCATCAGGGACCTGGACGGGCGAGGCGTCGAGATCGACGACATCGGGCTGCGCCGCCCCACGCTCGACGACGTGTTCCTCTCGCTCACCGGTCATGTGGCCGAGGCGGAGAACGGGACCGACCCCGGCCCCGGTGGCGGAGGCAGCACCCCCGCAGGCCGCACCCGCTCAGACCGCACCCCCGCGGGCAACGCAACCACGAGCGTCGAGGAGGCCGGCGAATGA
- the greA gene encoding transcription elongation factor GreA, with translation MTQTSENVTWLTQEAYNQLKAELEYLSGPARSEIVTKIAAAREEGDLRENGGYHAAKEEQGKQELRVRQLTQLLEHAKVGEAPADSGEAAPGMVVTIAFDGDEDDTMTFLLASREYASSDFETYSPQSPLGTGVIGKKVGENAEYELPNGKTATVKILKAEPFQG, from the coding sequence GTGACCCAGACCAGCGAAAACGTCACCTGGCTGACCCAGGAGGCGTACAACCAGCTGAAGGCTGAGCTGGAGTATCTGTCGGGTCCCGCACGCTCGGAGATCGTCACCAAGATCGCGGCCGCCCGCGAGGAGGGTGACCTGCGCGAGAACGGCGGGTACCACGCGGCCAAGGAGGAGCAGGGCAAGCAGGAGCTGCGCGTACGCCAGCTGACCCAGCTGCTCGAACACGCGAAGGTCGGTGAGGCCCCCGCGGACTCCGGCGAAGCGGCTCCCGGCATGGTCGTGACGATCGCCTTCGACGGCGACGAGGACGACACGATGACGTTCCTGCTCGCCTCCCGCGAGTACGCGAGCTCGGACTTCGAGACGTACTCCCCCCAGTCCCCACTGGGCACCGGCGTGATCGGCAAGAAGGTCGGCGAGAACGCCGAGTACGAACTGCCGAACGGCAAGACGGCCACGGTGAAGATCCTCAAGGCCGAGCCGTTCCAGGGCTGA
- a CDS encoding sigma factor-like helix-turn-helix DNA-binding protein, with amino-acid sequence MRERTAARERRRDEEFESFVAGAAGRLLHAAVLLTAEPAGDTPRARRLLLAALSHTYAHWDRLHGDDPYEHTRQELAARFAHSAWRHHRPQLLGRLPGRAAGPGPANPAGGGVLGRLSPQERLIVVLRLYEGIAEEQVAAAVGLPAERVRAICGHATATLRSTPQQAAPRLPEVATP; translated from the coding sequence GTGCGGGAGCGGACAGCAGCACGGGAACGCCGCCGCGACGAGGAGTTCGAGTCCTTCGTCGCGGGCGCGGCCGGACGGCTCCTCCATGCGGCCGTACTGCTGACGGCCGAGCCGGCGGGCGACACCCCGCGGGCGCGGCGGCTGCTGCTGGCGGCGCTCTCCCATACGTACGCGCACTGGGACCGGCTGCACGGCGACGACCCGTACGAGCACACCCGTCAGGAGCTGGCGGCCCGTTTCGCCCACAGCGCCTGGCGCCACCACCGGCCGCAGCTGCTGGGCCGCCTGCCGGGACGGGCGGCCGGACCCGGCCCTGCGAACCCGGCGGGCGGCGGCGTACTGGGGCGGCTGAGTCCGCAGGAGCGCCTCATCGTGGTGCTGCGGCTGTACGAGGGGATCGCCGAGGAACAGGTCGCCGCTGCGGTGGGGCTGCCTGCCGAGCGGGTCCGGGCGATCTGCGGCCATGCGACGGCGACCCTGCGCAGTACCCCGCAGCAGGCCGCGCCCCGGCTGCCCGAGGTGGCGACGCCATGA